In Miscanthus floridulus cultivar M001 chromosome 19, ASM1932011v1, whole genome shotgun sequence, the DNA window CCCTAAGTcgctcatgaccctctccaatgttcctaagcaagataacatcattaggtagtagtctattctcaaaagtatgaaaaggatcgcttaggaacgagctcacctctaaattgagttgacgcattcgagcccgggtcagtggaccttgcataacggttggaggatcagcgggtacatccgaaggagtgatgtcctcatcatcgctCCTCGCTTTAGCCGTGTGTCGCGCTGCCTGCTCCCTCTCACAGCGCCCGCCACCCACTAGGCTGAGCCAAGGCCGGTGCTGCTGGTGTTGGATGGTGGTGTTGCTCGCGCGCCGCTTGATCCCACCTCGGTGACCGGAATCGACCGACTCCGACCTTCCCCTCTcgtatgttgtaaatgtatgttttaggtttagaggtatgttgcaattgctacatatggatgttgcaaaggtaaatcggggatgttgcacatgttacatATTATTTTAAGTGTTTTCAGTGTTATTTGCAAGCGTTTTGAAAAAAtgttttcagatgtatgttacaacaagtgtttttatttggatgttgcatatgtttcacacacatgttgcaagtgttttatctgtatgttgcatatgttttatacaCGTGTtgaaagtgttttatttggatgttgcatatgttttcacacatatgttgcaacaatatgtttcaattgtttcatctgTGTCCGACGTATGttgcatccaagtgtttcatgttgcaagtgttttacggGGGCATGGTGAGTGATGGGCGTCGGGGGATGGGGCGCGATAAAGCTGGGGACCGACGGACGTGGGGCGCAGCGAGCTAGGGACCGGCTCCGGAGTCCCGCCCATGTGGAGGGAGAGGAGGGGTCCGGGGGAAGGAGCAGGGCGCAGCAACGGGGGCAGAGGTGCATGCGAGGTAGGGGTAAGGCGGACGGGGGCGAGCTACGTAGCCGTCCATCTGGATGCGAGGAGCAGCGGGCGCAGATCGCCAGCGGTCCCACGGGCATGGGCCCTAGGTGGGCGCGTGACATGCAGGCACGGAGTGTAGGCGTGCGCCAAGGGAACGAATCGGCTCGGTCGATGGTACCGTCCGACAGATCAACGTCCGATCAGACGTCCGGGCGCCAGCCGTTCCCTAGTAAAATAGAAAAATACACGATAAAATAGGTTTACGGGTGAATAGAATTGTTTAAAATTTCGTTGATACTCCTAGGCTTGAGTATACAGTACCACTCACcgaacacaaaaaaaaaaaatcactatTCATCCCCTAATTATTTGTACCCAGAAGTAACATGGGGATTAAAAACAAAACAAAGAGAACTCAGCTCAACTATTGAACACAAAATACATTACATTTTACACTTCGCCAATGCAGATCCTCAGCCGTGGTGATCACAATGCAATTCACAATCGTAGACAAGAAATCCCCCACCACCAAAAAGCAACGAAACAAAAGACCTCCACTCAAATGGAGCTCCATCCTTTTGCAGCGGGAAGAGGAGGGATGCTCTGCTCATTCCTGAAGAAGTCATCAGGATCCACCATGGCCTTTACAGCTGCCAGCCTCTCAAAATTACCTTTGAAATACTTCTCCCCCCAGATCCTCGCCTTGGCGTAGCTAGTCACATTATTGTCCTCCAACTCATTCGTCCCAAGATCCAAGTCCTTGTAGTTGATATAGCCAGTTCTTGGGTTCTTGGATACATACGGCTCCATCTGCCCGTACAACCCTCTGACCCAGGTCATCCGCTTCTCCAATGCTGCAGTGCCATTCTCGAACCAGTACGAGTAGTACTGGATGTTGTACAGGTTCCCCTTCCGGTGCGGGAACGGCGTCGCTGACGGAGAGATGCTGCCCATCCGGCCGCCGTAGGGGTCCAGGATGAGCAGCCCGGCCTCGGGCTTCTCCAGCCACGACCATGTGTTCTCCCACACGTGCCGCGGGATGGGTTCTTGCACGAAGTCGGACTTGGCCTTGACGTACCTGCGCGTCTCGCCGCTCCTGTCCAGGAGCAGCTCCAGCGGCTTGGAGCTGGAGTAGAAGGCGAAGTACACGGTGGACTGGATCCAGCTTATCTCCTCGCAGTCCGGTTGGGTGACGCCAAGGTCGGGGAAGTGAGCTCGCATGTGGTCAAGGAGGCGGCTGCAGCGGCCGAGGAACAAGGCCTCAAATTGCGCGTGCTGGTTCTGCACGACAACCCGGAGGATGAGGTCCCGGGGCAGCGCCGGCGCGATTGCCTGCCATTTGGTGATGAGATCCGAGGCGGACTGTCTTATTGACCGGCGCACGGTGAACACGGTGACTGTCTCCGGCACGCGCACGAGGCGGAGCTTCCAAGACAGTACGACACCGAAGCTCTCTCCGCCGCCACCGCGGATGGCCCAGAACAGGTCCTCCCCCATGGTGGTCCGGTTCAGGAGCCTCCCGTCGGCGTCAACGAGGACGGCGTCAATGACGTTGTCCGCGGCGAGGCCGTACCTGCGCATCAGCGTGCCGAACCCGCCGCCGCTGAGGTGCCCGCCGACGCCGACGGTGGGGCAGATCCCCGCGGGGAACGCAAGCACGCggctggcggcggcgacggcgtagTAGACCTCGCCGAGCGTGGCTCCCGACCCGGCCCACGCCTCGGCGCGTGCGGAGTCAACGCGGACGTCGCGGAGAGCGGCGAGGTCGAGCACGGCGAAGCGCTCGCGGGGGTCGAGGGAGGCGTAGGATAGGCCCTCGTAGTCGTGCCCGCCGCTTCGGGCGCGGACGCGCACGCCGTGGCGGCGGCCGCAGCGTACGGCGGCCTGCGCGTGGGCGGGCTCGGCGGCGGCCACGATGGCGAGCGGCCGCGGGGTGCCCGGCGTGACGTAGCGGAGGTTGCGCACGGAGGAGAGCAGCAGCGCAGAGTACGACGGGGACGCCGGGGTCTGCAGGAGGCGCGGCGGGACGCCGGCGCCGACGAGGCAGACGAGGAACGCGTCGGTCGCATTGAAAACTGAGGCGACTGGGATGCTGCCGCTGGAGAGGGCGCAGATGGCGGCCACGACGACGAGCTGGTACAAGATTCCGCGCATGATCGAGGATTTGAGGTCAAAGCAGCAAAATTGATGTGGATTCGGAGGGGATTTGTTCGGTtctgtactatatatatatatattttttgttggAACTCGTACCTAGTACTTGACTGTGCAAGTGCAAGGGCATGTGGACCGAAGGGGATTTCTTCAGGACTTTTAAATAAACAAGTATATAGAAGAGAGACCAtgttaaagaaaaaaaaaactacgatCCCATTTTACCGTCGTTCCTTCCATAAGCCATGATTTTTCCCTGGTCCcaaacaaaatccatagatagaACAACTGAAAAATATCAACAAGGTTAAACACCGACACTCGAGTGTAAACCTGATTTTCGTTACCATCCATCAATAAAAAAAAACCTGACAAGCCCGCCACCGATACTCGACGGACCACTAGTAAGATGAGAAGAGAATTAGAGGACCATTATTCCAAATACCATCGTTATCAATTAGATAGCTTTGTCCAGAGATCGATGCAATAGAAAACGAAACTCATAGCCAATGGTGCCATCAAGGAAGAAACAACCGAAGCAAAGATGGACATGCTATTAGTTTCGTAGGACGATCTAGGTGTAGATTATAGGGTGAATCCGGCACTAGTTGATTCAAAAACAATCTTGAACATAAATTAGGAGAGGGagacagagaaagagagagagactcATACCTTCGGGGTTGGTagaggagatagaggaggaggcACGGTAGAGTCCAGAGGACAGGGCGCTGCCAGCGGGGCTTCCCGTCACTTGCAGCACTACCCATGATC includes these proteins:
- the LOC136528439 gene encoding berberine bridge enzyme-like Cyn d 4, yielding MRGILYQLVVVAAICALSSGSIPVASVFNATDAFLVCLVGAGVPPRLLQTPASPSYSALLLSSVRNLRYVTPGTPRPLAIVAAAEPAHAQAAVRCGRRHGVRVRARSGGHDYEGLSYASLDPRERFAVLDLAALRDVRVDSARAEAWAGSGATLGEVYYAVAAASRVLAFPAGICPTVGVGGHLSGGGFGTLMRRYGLAADNVIDAVLVDADGRLLNRTTMGEDLFWAIRGGGGESFGVVLSWKLRLVRVPETVTVFTVRRSIRQSASDLITKWQAIAPALPRDLILRVVVQNQHAQFEALFLGRCSRLLDHMRAHFPDLGVTQPDCEEISWIQSTVYFAFYSSSKPLELLLDRSGETRRYVKAKSDFVQEPIPRHVWENTWSWLEKPEAGLLILDPYGGRMGSISPSATPFPHRKGNLYNIQYYSYWFENGTAALEKRMTWVRGLYGQMEPYVSKNPRTGYINYKDLDLGTNELEDNNVTSYAKARIWGEKYFKGNFERLAAVKAMVDPDDFFRNEQSIPPLPAAKGWSSI